From the genome of Medicago truncatula cultivar Jemalong A17 chromosome 2, MtrunA17r5.0-ANR, whole genome shotgun sequence:
ATCCCATATAACAGGTAGTTGAAATCACATCATGCAacatagaaaaataaagagaagtgCGGCTCATAGTCATATGAACTAGCcatataaaagaaattgatgtctgtataaataaaaaaaagatgtgACATACTTATCAGTTCATAAGTAACAATCATCGTTGTTCCATAAAGTGACATATTCAAAAATCTTGGTCCAAACCCTCTGTAAAATCCCCACCACCCATCTTCCTTAAGGAGAGTTCTTGCTGTCTTCAATACTGATGGTCTTCCAGAACCATAGTTGTCCATAACCTATGTGAAAATTAAAAGTGACACATCCAAAACAACCATATTAAAGTCaaccaaaaattaaaagtatgtACTCGACAAAAGAAATACCAATTGATTGATTGAGTGAAAAATGAATATCAATCCTAAGTTCTAAATGAGACAGTTTGTAGAGGAATTTGGATATGGTGCAGAAATTGTGTCACACAATTTTCTATCCCAACTGTCCGAAATCTCGAATTAACAATTGAGTAAGTTTAAACTAATTTTGCTATTGTGTAATATAAACTGTCCATCTCATTTATCGTTTACAGCGTGAAAAGGCATGTGAATCCAGATCTGTTTGCATAGATTTTTCAACAAGAACTGAGTTTTGTCCAATAAGAACTTCTCATATAGGTTGAATAGCTTCAGCATCTCGACATTTCAAGAATTCCTCTTAAACTTCACCAATAAGCACTTGTAAGCTTATAAGAGCTTTTTCATTAATGAAATCATAAATGTATTTTGATTGAGAAACTCTTATAAACTAGAAACTAAATCCAAACAAGGCCAAAATCTTTTTCTTTAACTGCAGAAACACAAGTTTCATATACCTGAAGTCGTGTTTTTACAGTATCTATGGGAGTAGTGATAACAGATGAACTAGCACCAGCTACCATCCCAGCAGTAGCTTGAACTGTCACCATTTCCACATGCGAAGGCTTCTTCTCCATGTCATCTTTGTAGCCTAAACTCCTACAACCAATAACCATAACTAAATTACTACcataaaaggaagaaagaaactTTAGAAACTCAAATATTTAGTAGATAATTCCAAGACATGAATGTACCTCCAAATTATGTGTTGTGCTGCCCCATATGAACCCCACCAAAGTGCAGATGCAGGGGACTGCGATACAGCCGTTAATCCAAAACCTCTATACAAGCCACGAACACCCTCAGCATGCACTACTCTTCGGATAACATCAAATGGTCCTTTACAATATGTAGTTCCAGGAAGACCTTGAACCATTAGCCTTTGGCAAATCTGAGaaaacattaaccaaaattatTCACAATGATCAATCAAGACTAAAGGACCTATGCAAAAACCATAATTTAAGCTACCATAATTGCTTAAATATACATACATAATTGTAATATTTGTCCACCAATGGAAAAGCATCTAAAAATATTACTTACCACATCCAAAGGCACAAAGTAAACACAAGAAACCAAGTTTGAAACCATGCCAGCAACAGCATTTGCAAGGCCAATACGTGATGCTTCTGGAATATCGCTACCTTGAGTGTGTTTCAACATAAAGTCCTTTGACATCTCAAGAGATGTAAGGGCTAAAACCCTACCAGGCATTGATCCAATAGCAGAAGTTCCAAAACCTCTAAAGATTCCAGGAATTCCATCACTCCTCAAAATGTGAGTGAACACTGACATTCCCTTCATGTTAGAGAGACCTGAAGCAGCTACTTGCATCCTTGTCTTCACCACTGCTGTTGGATGAAGTAATGCTGATTGAGCCGTGAAGAGTACTGCACCAATGATGTGGAACCTGGTCTTATCCAACCTaattacaaaattttcaaaataataataataattagggaAACTCTAAAAAATACTTAGCTCAAGGCCAACTTTTAACTTTTCAGCGTCCTAAAATAGAGATTATATAATCAAGTGATTGGACACGAGGTTAATGCGCTTCAATTAAGGTTAAAATAAACATCGATCAAACTTTACTTAGCAATCTTATGGGCCTGCTGGGAATGACTTGTTTAAGCTTATCCACTGAAATAAGAGACTGtgaataacttatgaaaacaacttatgacattgtTCTTTTCGGCTTATTGTCTAGGATAACCAATGAAAATAGCATATACAATTGGATTGACTCGCCGTGATTCCAAACATGCAGCTAGCTACGAAGCACAGACACGTTTAGACTATGCATGTTGTTGCAGTGTCTGACGCAAAGGATACGTGTCGGACAAGACAgtctaaataaaattgttttttaatgtaCTTGGGTGGTCTTTAAACATGTGTCTGACACCTATATAACACTTATATGTGGTGTGTCGGTTGAGTAATGTTAAAGACAAAAAATAGAGGTGAAGGTAGTTATTGTTATTTTGAGTTACCTGTCCCAGTTGATGTCTGTATCGGACAGCGCGAACTGTGGAGTGGTGGCAGCCTCGGTGTCCATGGCTATAACAATTATTTGAACGAACCTGTCTTGTTGTGTTTCACAGAGATGAATGACACACTCTTTCGTGTTAACAGAGGAACATTTGAGCGAAAGAAGCGATGGTTGGTGTAACTAGGACTTTTGGGAGACTATTGTCAACCGCCTGCATAGAATGTTCAAGTCCTTTTCCGTGTTttctactttctttttttaataaataaaataccgTTTTCTATTTTCTAAGAGATGGGTACCCGGATTTAGATGGACCGTTAACGGctttactttaattttaaagattttcTTTTCCCACCCCCACCCTTCATACTTCTCGTGCGTCCGGGGATGTAGTTTATAATTGTATTGGGGAGGGTCGGTCGGATGTGAAGGGGCAGTGGGGGCAGGAGTGATAAAGTCGGATTGTCTCAGGTACATGAGTATGAGCCCCAAGTTGAGGAGAAGAGATCAAGTATTCGCGAGTTAGTATTTATAGTATATCTTTAAAGTTTCGCTTCTTCAACCTTTACTTGGACAGCTGTCCTTTAAAGACAATTGTAGTCCTTAAGGGACGCCTGTGAATAGATTATGAAAAATTACCTCAAATCCGAACTAGAAGGTCCATATCATTTCCAGGGGTCACAGTTCCCGTGCGATCCTACGTGAGGTGCATATCATGGTTCCTTACAAGGCTTTGTACAAAGAGTCACTTGGAACATATCTTGGGTTAGGTCTCGGCTCTAACAGAAGCATATAATTTTACAAGTTCAATTATCAATTAACAAAATTTGgatgtaaaaagaaaaattacctTGTGCGTCCCATAAAATCTCCAACGAATATTAGTCCTACTAAAATGTTAGTGAAAATTTTGTATTAATTATTGATTCATATAACAAATTATgagtttcttttttaacaatgcaaaatgattttttttttataaaaaaaacagtgcaaaataaaatatattaaccaaAACAAAGAATTCTACCTCCATAAGGAGTGAAGGATAGAAATCAAGATTACAAAACCTAATTAcagcatcaaaacaacaaacaacaagcCTTCAAGCTGAAGAAACTAAGAGATAGAACTCATAAACAAAATCAGATTAAGTTATCAAAGGTTAAGTTTGGATTTTTCGTCTTaaccaacaaaataaaagatgttTGACTTTGTCGAACAAGTGAACAATCAATTCCTccttgcaataaaaaaaataggattatcccatttcattcaaaaagtccaaacacacactaacCAAATCAGTTATAACGACGACCATGTATGTCTTGAAATACcacataaattttcaaattgtgCAATATGATCATACACAAAAAGCGAGTTCACATAATGGATGTTGAACCAACTCATAATTAAGCTCCAAATACTTCTCAAAAGTTCACACCTAATATTCTTACTTTATACTTCAATATGAGTTTGTTAAAATAACAACCTTTAATATTCTTACTTTATACTttagtcattttaaaatattaaaatctcatcaataacataattattaaattatgttttgaaggaataattattaaaaaaaatatcatctatttaaaaaaaattatttttattttactcaaataaaaaaggaaaataaatttcaaagagaaaaaaaaaaggtgtataaatatattatgtGATAAATTGGTGATGTGATAGGAGAAAAGATATGGAGAGAAAAATGAGATGTTGAATGAGTGAGTGAAAAACTAAGAGtgtacaaatatatttttttaatggaaaatatcGACTATAAAGCAAGAATCGAAAGACAAGATATCtttaattcttcaattttatttaaggtTGTCATTGTTTCAGATAGAAATATTCCTTATGGTTTGTATGTTCAAACAAGGTGCTTAAGAGTGGGAATTATGCTCAGGCTACTCAGACCCCAACAGTTCCAGCTAATAAAACTCATTTTCCTTGGCGAGCCTGGTGCCCATATCCCGCCATTACATTAGGGTATGTTGCCGAAGCAGACTCATTCATTACAACATCACGAGGTTCTACAACATTACTACTATCTACCCTACTCAAAACAGTGACATCTGCACCATTCTGACTATCCTCAGCAACTTTTTCGCTATCCTCAAACCTTTAACGCTTCAACTGTTTTTGACCATCCGAATTTTCAAGGGGCATTACTCCATCCCTATTCATGTGTGGATCAACAGCAAAATGCACTCCTATGCGCATAATCTGAGCCAAAGAAGAAGCAAGTTGTGAAACATGTTGCTGGTTGTTTAGATTGATGCATGTTTTCAGAGGAATATGGGTCATTGTCTCAATCGTCATCGAATTTTTAAGCCTTCCTTCTTGCACGAAACGAGCAATACACGCCTCACCCCCTTCCAACATCAGAGTTTCATGCACTTTTGAATCTTCTATCTACACAGTACGACTCACATGTGGCCTTGCTCCAACCGGCTGGGCAACATCTGGTATATTGTTAATGATTTGAATATTTACCCGTATCCATTCATCATACGTGTAAATAAATTCATGGTCTTGAAACAAACTGCACAAAGCCTCTATTTATATAATCATGGTCTTGAAACATGTCCGGAATTTTCTCAAAGCAAATCAATGTACTCTAGTATTCCAATAATGCCGGAATTTCCGAAATCCTTTAATAAAAAACTAACCATTAACAACGTTTTAATGCCAATAACTATGTTGTTTTCAATTACGACACTGATATGGAAACAAAGTACTCTAGTATTGCAATAATTCAGGAATGAAAAATCCGATTCATGCAAAAAGTGTTCAAGTTCCTGAAAGTTGTCATTTGCATCCTCCAAAATGGAAACAAAATCTTGCTTATAAAGGCTCGGGATTCTTGTCACACATATCATAACCAAGAGAACAAACCGATGTCAATACATGTGAGTCTGGGATCCACAAAATCCTCGTAATCGAATGGCAATTAAGTTACAATCAATTAAGAAATAGAAGTGCCATGTGTAAACCCTTTCCATCCTACCTCCTTGCAGTCTATCACCCATCATGACGTAAATTTGCCAACAATTGAAGAAATGCTTAGCAAACTAAAAATACTACATGATAACGCCTTTGATTGCAGAGACAGTGCCGCACACTACTGGATATCAAAAAACTTAATTGCATACCTGATGAAATGCACCATGGATAGGCAAGGAAAGCCAATAAGCTCGTGCTACATTAATAACCAGTTTTAAAGTACAGATAAAAACGATTGGAAAACAGACTCTCACAAAAAGTTGATGACTCGAGTGTAAAGAGATGAAGAAACCCTTGAGAGATCtacataagaagaaaaaaaaaactataaagtagagtatatattgtttttattttattttaaattgagaTATTCTTAGCAAAATAAAATCCAAGGGTCGAATATAAGTAGCGAACACCGCATAAACACGCAACCAACGATCACAACCATCGAAAAGTCGATCATAATTTTCCAATCCAACGGCCGCAGTACTCCATCTCTCTATTCTATTCCCTTCTTCTACTACTATTCTTCAACCCTAATTTAAACCAAAACAATTCATTCTTTCAAGAAACCAAACGCTGCCTCTGTTCTGGTTCTCACTCTTCACTTTCAATCCTTCACGCGAATCATGAACACTACCTTCTAGATTCTCACAAAACCTAAGGTATTTCAATCCTTTTCTTTCCTAGGGTTCTTTAATACACGATTtcgcttttattttgtttgtaattatttttttttcttgaagaatgaaaaatttgtttagtGTTGGTGATTTTGgttcttttgtttatttatttatttatttattaatctgGGTTAAGATCAGGATTAAGAATA
Proteins encoded in this window:
- the LOC11410190 gene encoding solute carrier family 25 member 44 — encoded protein: MDTEAATTPQFALSDTDINWDRLDKTRFHIIGAVLFTAQSALLHPTAVVKTRMQVAASGLSNMKGMSVFTHILRSDGIPGIFRGFGTSAIGSMPGRVLALTSLEMSKDFMLKHTQGSDIPEASRIGLANAVAGMVSNLVSCVYFVPLDVICQRLMVQGLPGTTYCKGPFDVIRRVVHAEGVRGLYRGFGLTAVSQSPASALWWGSYGAAQHIIWRSLGYKDDMEKKPSHVEMVTVQATAGMVAGASSSVITTPIDTVKTRLQVMDNYGSGRPSVLKTARTLLKEDGWWGFYRGFGPRFLNMSLYGTTMIVTYELIKRLSVQPTLRSFA